A single Methylomonas sp. AM2-LC DNA region contains:
- a CDS encoding major capsid protein, producing MKRWGVAFKVALFALLGCISGFAYADLLSGVVAVAGHWPVGVSLGADYLNGDSSWALGFVGAVALGNGQLTLADVSKRTSPDGKIDPLAELLSQRNDILEDIVFVEANQATSHVVSQRTGLPVVYFRRYNQGVPPSKSTSSQISEPIAMLEGRSHIDAKLAKLNGNTAELRLSEATPFIESMVQQMTQTVFNGNVGVNNATFSGLSTRYSTSPANPTPAGNAGNVILAGGNSTNNASIYLVVWGKETVFCTFPKGSTAGLTTNDLGEESVPDGNGGWYQAIRTLFQWDCGFVTKDWRYVVRIANINIADWIGVQNTQALTAATNVTNLMLKAIARIPNMRMGRPCFYANRTIAEGLMIQAKQMSSAYLGIQKAATQFGDEMLELNFLGIPVRIVDQLGVAESLVV from the coding sequence ATGAAACGATGGGGTGTGGCTTTTAAGGTGGCGCTGTTTGCGCTGTTGGGTTGTATTTCGGGGTTTGCGTATGCCGATCTGTTATCGGGCGTGGTGGCTGTTGCGGGTCATTGGCCTGTGGGTGTTTCGCTTGGCGCTGATTATTTAAACGGTGATTCGAGCTGGGCGCTGGGTTTTGTGGGTGCTGTAGCGTTGGGTAATGGACAGTTGACGTTAGCGGATGTGAGTAAGCGCACATCGCCGGATGGCAAGATTGATCCACTGGCGGAGTTACTGAGTCAACGAAATGATATTTTGGAAGACATTGTGTTTGTGGAGGCGAATCAGGCTACCTCGCATGTGGTGTCGCAACGTACTGGTTTGCCAGTGGTCTATTTTAGACGTTATAACCAGGGCGTTCCACCGAGCAAATCGACCAGTTCGCAAATTAGTGAGCCGATTGCGATGTTGGAAGGACGTTCGCATATTGATGCGAAGTTAGCCAAATTGAACGGTAATACGGCTGAGTTGCGATTGAGTGAGGCTACGCCGTTTATCGAGTCGATGGTGCAGCAAATGACACAGACCGTATTTAACGGCAATGTGGGGGTTAACAATGCGACGTTCTCTGGCTTGAGTACGCGTTATAGCACCTCACCGGCTAATCCAACACCGGCCGGTAATGCGGGTAATGTGATTTTGGCGGGTGGTAATAGTACTAATAACGCGTCTATTTATCTGGTAGTTTGGGGTAAGGAAACGGTGTTTTGTACGTTCCCAAAAGGCTCTACAGCGGGTTTAACCACGAATGACTTGGGTGAGGAGTCTGTACCCGATGGTAACGGCGGTTGGTACCAGGCGATTAGAACCCTGTTTCAATGGGATTGTGGTTTTGTGACTAAAGATTGGCGTTACGTGGTACGCATTGCCAATATTAACATTGCCGATTGGATTGGCGTGCAGAATACCCAGGCATTAACGGCGGCTACGAATGTGACCAATTTAATGCTGAAAGCGATTGCGCGTATTCCGAATATGCGTATGGGCCGCCCCTGTTTTTATGCGAATCGTACTATTGCTGAGGGTTTGATGATTCAAGCCAAACAAATGAGTTCTGCGTATCTCGGTATACAAAAAGCGGCGACTCAGTTTGGTGATGAAATGCTGGAGTTGAACTTTTTAGGGATTCCCGTACGTATTGTTGATCAGTTGGGTGTTGCTGAGTCTTTGGTGGTTTAA
- a CDS encoding Bbp16 family capsid cement protein, producing the protein MSLVDYLLQVSSAQAVTTTTTSTYSIDLSQPRDLGPGNDLYAMFTVDTTAAGVGASVTFQVISSASASLSSPTVLSDIPSIPVADLLAGRRPISLPIPQANLSAQALGQRYLGVQYTVNSGPLTAGAFSCAFVADTPSQNTYYPSGFTVA; encoded by the coding sequence ATGTCTCTTGTAGATTATTTATTGCAGGTGAGTTCTGCGCAAGCAGTGACGACTACTACGACGTCGACGTATTCGATTGATTTATCGCAACCTCGTGATTTAGGTCCGGGGAATGATTTATATGCGATGTTTACAGTGGATACCACAGCGGCGGGTGTGGGTGCGTCGGTGACGTTTCAGGTGATTAGTTCGGCGAGTGCGTCGTTATCATCACCGACGGTGTTGAGTGATATTCCGTCGATTCCGGTAGCGGATTTGTTAGCAGGACGTCGGCCTATTTCGTTGCCGATTCCGCAGGCTAATTTATCGGCACAAGCGCTGGGTCAGCGTTATTTGGGTGTGCAGTATACTGTGAACAGTGGGCCGTTAACAGCCGGTGCATTTAGTTGCGCGTTTGTGGCTGATACTCCGAGCCAAAACACTTATTATCCTTCTGGTTTTACGGTGGCTTAA